The Hevea brasiliensis isolate MT/VB/25A 57/8 chromosome 1, ASM3005281v1, whole genome shotgun sequence genome has a window encoding:
- the LOC110660839 gene encoding uncharacterized protein LOC110660839, producing MPDVQALVNDFLNKLKKRKIEGSQATSRQTAELLRSVISQQRVPYNNQAGALIDAVKAVGEQLIAANPVELAVGNIVRRVLHIIREEDLSLTTAAMAGLNLSAVSDDEDDEERDDLPVLSAAVVAAAARSTLRPPSLQTLLEDMPDTAAIPHTSSSGGDSEGKSKSADKSSRSRKLKHDVIEAVNELIQDITTCHEQIAEQAVEHIHQNEVILTLGSSRTVLEFLCAAKEKKRSFRVFVAEGAPRYQGHLLAKELVARGLQTTLITDSAVFAMISRVNMVIVGAHAVMANGGVIAPVGLNMVALAAQKHAVPFVVLAGSHKLCPLYPHNPEVLLNELRSPSELLDFGEFSDCLDFRSVTGSPLLHVVNPTFDYVPPKLVSLFITDTGGHNPSYMYRLIADYYSADDLVVKRRTTSGN from the exons ATGCCTGACGTGCAAGCTCTCGTCAATGATTTTCTTAACAAGCTTAAGAAGCG GAAGATCGAGGGCTCTCAGGCCACCTCAAGGCAGACGGCGGAGTTGCTACGGTCGGTAATTTCACAGCAGCGAGTACCTTATAACAACCAGGCTGGAGCTTTGATTGATGCCGTGAAGGCTGTTGGAGAGCAGCTAATTGCTGCAAATCCTGTTG AGCTGGCTGTGGGTAATATAGTGAGGCGTGTTTTACACATTATTAGGGAGGAGGATCTTTCTCTGACCACAGCTGCTATGGCGGGATTGAACTTATCAGCTGTAAGTGATGATGAGGATGATGAGGAACGAGATGATCTCCCAGTTTTGTCAGCTGCTGTCGTTGCTGCTGCTGCAAGAAGTACTTTGCGTCCACCTTCCTTGCAGACTCTCCTGGAGGACATGCCTGACACAGCAGCTATTCCTCATACTTCTTCATCAGGGGGTGATTCTGAAGGAAAGAGCAAAT CTGCTGATAAAAGTTCAAGAAGTCGGAAGCTGAAACATGATGTCATTGAAGCAGTTAATGAGCTTATACAAGATATTACTACTTGTCATGAACAGATTGCTGAGCAAGCAGTGGAACATATTCATCAAAA TGAGGTAATATTAACTTTAGGCAGTTCAAGAACAGTATTGGAATTTCTTTGTGCTGCGAAGGAGAAGAAAAGATCATTCAGAGTATTTGTTGCTGAGGGTGCTCCAAG GTATCAAGGGCATCTTCTTGCCAAAGAATTGGTTGCAAGAGGTTTACAGACCACTTTGATTACTGATTCTGCAGTTTTTGCCATGATTTCTCGAGTGAACATG GTTATAGTGGGAGCTCATGCTGTCATGGCTAATGGTGGCGTTATAGCACCTGTTGGGTTGAATATGGTTGCACTTGCAGCTCAAAAACATGCTGTTCCATTTGTTGTGCTTGCTGGTAGTCACAAG CTGTGCCCCTTATATCCACACAATCCTGAGGTCTTACTAAATGAATTGAGATCCCCTTCTGAGCTGCTGGATTTTGGAGAATTCTCTGATTGCTTGGATTTTAGGAGTGTCACTGGCTCTCCTCTTCTGCATGTTGTAAATCCAACATTTGACTATGTACCACCGAAGCTTGTTAGTCTGTTCATCACTGACAC CGGAGGGCATAATCCTTCATACATGTATCGACTCATTGCTGATTATTATTCCGCTGATGATTTGGTGGTGAAACGAAGAACTACTTCTGGGAATTGA
- the LOC110660854 gene encoding DNA-directed RNA polymerase V subunit 5A, which produces MDGRYGGLDGGGCGGANHCMAEFVDQGSVESRRYYLSRRTVLEMLRDRGYDVADSEVTRSLAEFRVEFGDKPDLERLRISASLRSNQHKKILVVFLGSDEIRTAAIRGLLSHIPNKESLHGLMLIVQSKMNHFARKELDKLQCKVEIFQITELLLNITKHVIQPTHEILTAELKQQLLNKYKTEDKQLPRMLETDAIARYYGLEKGQVVKITYGGGLVDSLVSYRCVK; this is translated from the exons ATGGACGGTCGTTATGGTGGCCTCGATGGCGGAGGCTGCGGCGGTGCGAACCATTGCATGGCCGAGTTTGTGGACCAAGGTAGCGTAGAGAGTCGTAGGTATTACCTCTCTCGGAGGACGGTTCTGGAAATGCTACGAGACCGAGGCTATGATGTGGCTGACTCAGAGGTTACTCGCTCGCTCGCCGAGTTCCGTGTCGAGTTCGGTGACAAACCTGACCTCGAACGCCTCCGTATCTCCGCCTCTCTGCGCTCTAATCAGCACAAAAAG ATACTGGTTGTCTTCCTGGGGTCAGATGAGATCAGAACGGCAGCTATACGTGGTCTTCTTAGCCATATTCCAAACAAAGAAAGTTTACATGGGTTGATGCTCATCGTGCAAAGCAAAATGAACCATTTTGCACGAAAAGAGTTGGATAAATTGCAATGTAAAGTTGAGATTTTTCAA ATCACTGAATTGCTGTTGAATATCACCAAGCATGTTATACAGCCAACGCATGAGATATTGACTGCTGAACTGAAGCAACAGCTGTTGAACAAGTATAAGACTGAAGACAAGCAG TTGCCAAGGATGCTAGAAACTGATGCTATTGCACGATATTATGGATTGGAGAAGGGGCAGGTGGTGAAAATTACTTACGGCGGTGGACTTGTTGATTCCCTTGTCAGTTACCGTTGTGTTAAATGA
- the LOC131182790 gene encoding putative disease resistance protein RGA3 encodes MAVVGETFLSAVFQMALDTLASTILMEFGCRFDIDKDLKRLRRTLSKVQRVLNDAEAKQISDQEVKFWLNDLKKVFFDADDVIDEVATEAFRFNQQKKVTNLPSISKDSILELGIAPKIKEINEKLDEIAKDGADLGLREGVGVAWTESRDRDRERLQTSSLIDESRVFGREEDTKKIVKLLVSDEFHGNDVAVLPIVGMGGLGKTTLAQLVFNDPLITKVFELRKWICVSDDFNFNPRRLTKSILESIDGKSRDLVDLDTLQNCLRDKLKGKKFLVVLDDVWTEKEREWETLRLPFRAGELGSKIIVTTRSKRVASIMGTLPTHHLEVLSADDCWLLFKQRAFIDGNEAAHPNLVSIGKEIVKKCRGLPLAAKTLGGLLRAKTEVPEWENILNSDIWELEYEENEIFPALRLSYNHLPAHLKQCFMYCSIFPKDYNFDKENLVLLWMAEGFVHCMGKRRLEDVASDYFDDLLLRSLFQQSKTDSSKFVMHDLIHDLAQSVAGEMCFRLEPEKLENIPEMVWHSSVLVDTFKSVTFEALYTKKSLRTMLLLCNKSSPRENSNVTVPHDLVCTLRCLRSLDMSHISIKELPDSVGNLMHMRYLDLSHTDIKELPESICSLCNLQTLILVNCNKLLILPKGTKDLMNLRHLDLTGCWHLRSMPPYFGRLTSLQRLHRFIAGNEVGSGISELKDMNELRATLCIDRVEDIINIEDAKEANLKRKPYIHKLVLRWSRSQRVRDAIDEELLECLEPHTSLRELTIDVYPGAKLPNWMGDSLLSHLESIEFIHCSYCKTLPPLGQLPFLKYLTICMMLELESIGREFYGNGKIKGFPSLKKLKLEEMRSLKEWEEIDHGEFPVLEQLEVLNCPSITNLPKFPSLSDLLLDNCHERVLCSVHFLTSLSSLEILNFRRVDLLPDGLLQPLTALKKLKIKNLHRFKALQNELGVQDLQSLQRLEISCCPKLLSFAEKGLPSSLQHLSIDMCNTLKNLPSGLQNVFSLEELHISKCPKIVSFPEEKLGISLKNLRLLSCANLESLPVRLHEVRNLESLSIQCCPKLACLPASGLPASLRSLSIMECALLKERCAEGGEDWPKIEHIPEKHIKSVLNE; translated from the coding sequence ATGGCAGTAGTTGGAGAGACTTTTCTTTCTGCTGTTTTCCAGATGGCGCTTGATACTTTGGCTTCAACGATCCTGATGGAATTCGGGTGCCGGTTTGATATTGATAAAGATCTCAAGAGACTGCGCAGAACCCTGTCAAAAGTCCAACGTGTGCTTAATGATGCTGAGGCAAAGCAGATCAGTGATCAGGAAGTCAAATTTTGGCTTAATGACCTCAAAAAAGTTTTCTTTGATGCAGATGACGTGATAGATGAAGTTGCAACAGAAGCTTTTCGCTTTAATCAGCAGAAAAAGGTAACCAACTTGCCCTCTATATCCAAAGATTCTATTTTAGAACTTGGGATAGCTCCTAAGATAAAGGAAATCAATGAGAAGTTAGATGAAATTGCAAAAGATGGGGCTGATCTTGGTTTGAGGGAGGGAGTTGGGGTAGCTTGGACAGAATCGAGGGACAGGGACAGGGAGAGACTGCAGACTAGCTCCTTGATAGATGAATCTCGGGTTTTTGGTCGGGAGGAGGACACGAAAAAGATTGTAAAGTTGTTAGTGTCTGATGAGTTCCACGGAAATGATGTTGCTGTTCTTCCCATTGTGGGGATGGGAGGCCTGGGCAAGACAACACTTGCTCAGCTTGTATTCAATGATCCCTTGATTACTAAAGTTTTCGAGCTCAGAAAATGGATTTGCGTCTCAGACGACTTCAATTTCAATCCTCGAAGGCTTACGAAATCAATTCTGGAGTCGATTGATGGGAAAAGTCGCGATCTGGTGGATTTGGATACCCTTCAAAACTGTCTTCGTGATAAGTTGAAGGGGAAAAAGTTCTTGGTTGTGCTTGATGATGTGTGGACTGAGAAGGAGAGAGAATGGGAAACTTTGCGCCTTCCTTTCAGAGCAGGAGAATTGGGAAGTAAAATCATCGTAACTACCAGAAGTAAAAGAGTTGCATCAATCATGGGCACACTTCCAACTCACCATTTAGAAGTTCTATCGGCTGATGATTGCTGGTTGTTGTTCAAGCAAAGGGCATTCATAGATGGGAATGAGGCTGCACATCCAAACTTAGTATCAATTGGCAAGGAAATTGTAAAGAAATGTCGAGGTTTGCCTTTAGCGGCCAAGACACTCGGAGGACTCCTGCGTGCAAAGACTGAAGTTCCTGAATGGGAGAATATTTTGAATAGTGATATATGGGAGTTGGAATATGAGGAAAATGAAATCTTTCCAGCTTTGAGGTTAAGCTACAATCATCTTCCAGCACATCTTAAGCAGTGTTTCATGTACTGCTCAATATTTCCAAAAGATTACAACTTCGATAAAGAAAATTTAGTCTTGTTGTGGATGGCAGAGGGATTTGTTCATTGTATGGGAAAGAGGCGCTTGGAAGATGTTGCATCTGACTATTTTGACGATTTATTGTTGAGGTCTTTGTTTCAACAATCCAAAACCGATTCCTCAAAGTTTGTTATGCATGACTTGATTCATGACCTGGCGCAATCCGTGGCTGGGGAAATGTGCTTCAGATTGGAGCCAGAGAAACTTGAGAATATCCCAGAGATGGTTTGGCATTCATCTGTGCTAGTTGACACATTTAAGTCGGTTACATTTGAGGCCTTGTACACAAAAAAAAGCTTGCGGACAATGCTTCTACTGTGCAATAAAAGTTCACCACGAGAGAACTCTAATGTGACGGTCCCCCATGACCTGGTGTGCACTTTGAGATGTTTACGTTCGTTGGATATGAGTCACATCTCCATAAAAGAGTTACCAGATTCAGTTGGTAATTTGATGCATATGAGGTATCTTGACCTCTCTCACACTGACATCAAGGAGCTACCTGAATCAATTTGCAGCCTCTGTAATCTGCAGACATTAATTCTTGTCAATTGCAACAAGCTTCTTATTTTGCCAAaaggtacaaaagatttgatgaATCTACGTCATCTTGATTTGACGGGATGTTGGCATCTCAGATCCATGCCGCCATATTTTGGGAGACTTACTTCTTTGCAAAGGCTGCATAGGTTTATTGCTGGAAATGAAGTCGGGAGTGGAATTAGTGAGTTGAAGGACATGAATGAACTTCGAGCTACACTTTGCATTGATAGGGTTGAGGACATTATTAATATTGAAGATGCAAAGGAGGCTAACTTGAAGAGGAAGCCATATATACACAAGTTGGTGCTGAGATGGAGTAGAAGTCAACGTGTGCGGGATGCGATTGATGAGGAATTGCTTGAATGTCTTGAACCTCATACCAGCCTTAGAGAATTAACCATTGATGTATATCCTGGTGCCAAGCTTCCGAACTGGATGGGAGATTCACTACTGTCTCATTTAGAGAGCATTGAATTCATCCATTGTAGCTACTGTAAAACCCTCCCTCCTCTTGGTCAGCTACCGTTTCTCAAATATCTCACCATATGTATGATGCTAGAGCTCGAAAGCATTGGTCGTGAGTTTTATGGGAATGGTAAGATTAAGGGGTTCCCTTCTTTGAAGAAACTAAAGCTTGAAGAGATGAGAAGTTTGAAGGAATGGGAAGAGATTGATCATGGAGAATTCCCTGTGCTTGAGCAGCTTGAAGTTTTGAACTGTCCCAGCATTACCAACCTTCCAAAATTTCCATCACTGAGTGATCTGTTGCTAGATAATTGTCATGAGAGAGTATTGTGTTCAGTGCATTTCCTCACCTCCTTATCCTCTTTGGAGATTTTGAACTTCCGGAGAGTAGATTTATTACCTGATGGTCTTCTTCAACCACTAACTGCCCTGAAAAAACTCAAAATCAAGAACTTGCACCGATTCAAGGCATTGCAAAATGAGTTAGGTGTACAAGATCTTCAGTCTCTCCAAAGATTGGAAATCTCATGCTGTCCAAAGCTGCTGTCATTTGCTGAAAAGGGGCTTCCCAGTTCGCTGCAACATCTTTCAATTGACATGTGCAATACTTTGAAGAATCTACCTAGTGGACTACAAAATGTATTCTCTCTTGAGGAGCTGCATATTTCCAAATGTCCTAAAATTGTGTCTTTTCCCGAAGAGAAGCTAGGAATCTCACTCAAGAATTTGAGGCTTTTATCATGTGCCAACCTTGAATCACTTCCTGTGCGTCTCCATGAAGTCCGAAATCTTGAAAGTTTGTCTATACAATGTTGCCCAAAACTTGCATGCTTACCAGCTTCAGGGTTGCCAGCTTCGCTTCGTTCATTGTCTATCATGGAGTGTGCTTTACTGAAAGAGAGATGTGCAGAAGGTGGTGAAGATTGGCCAAAGATAGAACATATTCCAGAAAAGCATATTAAGAGTGTTTTGAATGAATGA
- the LOC110660862 gene encoding putative disease resistance protein RGA3, with product MAVVGETFLFAVFQTALDTLASTTLIEFGRHFDIAKDLRRLFITLSKVQRMFNDAKAKRISDRAVEFWLNELKKVLFDADYVIHEVATEAFRFNQQKKVTDSSSISKDSILELGIAPKIKEINEKLDDIANFGADLGLREVDGVALTESRDRDRERLQTSSLMDESRVFGREEDTKKIVKLLVSDEFHGNDVAVLPIVGMGGLGKTTLAQLVFNDPLITKVFELRKWICVSDDFNFNPRRLTKSILESIDGKSCDLVDLDTLQNCLRDKLKGKKFLVVLDDVWSEKEREWETLRLPFRAGELGSKIIVTTRSKKVASIMGTLPTHHLEVLSADDCWLLFKQRACIDEHEAAHQNLVSIGKEIVKKCRGLPLAAKTLGGLLRAKTEVPEWENILNSDIWELEYKENENEIFPALRLSYNHLPAHLKQCFMYCSIFPKDYNFDKENLVLLWMAEGFVHCMGKRRLEDVASDYFDDLLLRSLFQQSKTDSSKFVMHDLIHDLAQSVAGEMCFRLEPEKLENIPEMVWHSSVLVDTFKSVTFEALYTKKSLRTMLLLCNKSSPRENSNVTVPHDLVCTLRCLRSLDMSHISLKELPDSVGNLMHMRYLDLSHTDIKELPESICSLCNLQTLILVNCNKLLILPKGTKDLMNLRHFDLTGCWHLRSMPPYFGRLTSLQRLHRFIAGNEVGSGISELKDMNELRATLCIDRVEEIINSEDAKEANLKRKPYIHKLVLRWSRSQRVRDAIDEELLECLEPHTSLRELTIDVYPGAKFQNWMGDSLLSHLESIEFIHCSYCKTLPPLGQLPFLKYLTICMMLELESIGREFYGNGKIKGFPSLKKLKLEEMRSLKEWEEIDHGEFPVLEQLEVLNCPSITNLPKFPSLSDLLLDNCHERVLSSVHFLTSLSSLEILNFRRVDLLPDGLLQPLTALKKLKIKNLHRFKALQNELGVQDLQSLQRLEISCCPKLLSFAEKGLPSSLQHLSIDMCNTLKNLPSGLQNVFSLEELHISKCPKIVSFPEEKLGISLKNLRLLSCANLESLPVRLHELRNLESLSIQSCPKLACLPALGLPASLRSLSIMECALLKERCAEGGEDWPKIEHIPEKYIKSVLNE from the coding sequence ATGGCAGTAGTTGGAGAGACTTTTCTTTTTGCTGTTTTCCAGACGGCGCTTGATACTTTGGCTTCAACGACCCTGATAGAATTCGGGCGCCATTTTGATATTGCTAAAGATCTCAGGAGACTGTTCATAACCCTGTCAAAAGTCCAACGTATGTTTAATGATGCTAAGGCAAAGCGCATCAGTGATCGGGCAGTAGAATTTTGGCTTAATGAACTCAAAAAAGTGCTCTTTGATGCAGATTACGTGATACATGAAGTTGCAACAGAAGCTTTTCGCTTTAATCAGCAGAAAAAGGTAACCGACTCTTCCTCTATATCCAAAGATTCTATTTTAGAACTTGGGATAGCTCCTAAGATAAAGGAAATCAATGAGAAGTTAGATGATATTGCAAATTTTGGGGCTGATCTGGGTTTGAGGGAGGTAGATGGGGTAGCTTTGACAGAATCGAGGGACAGGGACAGGGAGAGACTGCAGACTAGCTCCTTGATGGATGAATCTCGGGTTTTTGGTCGGGAGGAGGACACGAAAAAGATTGTAAAGTTGTTAGTGTCTGATGAGTTCCACGGAAATGATGTTGCTGTTCTTCCCATTGTGGGGATGGGAGGCCTGGGCAAGACAACACTTGCTCAGCTTGTATTCAATGATCCCTTGATTACTAAAGTTTTCGAGCTCAGAAAGTGGATTTGCGTCTCAGACGACTTCAATTTCAATCCTCGAAGGCTTACGAAATCAATTCTGGAGTCGATTGATGGGAAAAGTTGCGATCTGGTGGATTTGGATACCCTTCAAAACTGTCTTCGTGATAAGTTGAAGGGGAAAAAGTTCTTGGTTGTGCTTGATGATGTGTGGAGTGAGAAGGAGAGAGAATGGGAAACGTTGCGCCTTCCTTTCAGAGCAGGAGAATTGGGAAGTAAAATCATCGTAACTACCAGAAGTAAAAAAGTTGCATCAATCATGGGCACACTTCCAACTCACCATTTAGAAGTTCTATCGGCTGATGATTGCTGGTTGTTGTTCAAGCAAAGGGCATGCATAGATGAGCATGAGGCTGCACATCAAAACTTAGTATCAATTGGTAAGGAAATTGTAAAGAAATGTCGAGGTTTGCCTTTAGCGGCAAAGACACTTGGAGGACTCCTGCGTGCAAAGACTGAAGTTCCTGAATGGGAGAATATTTTGAATAGTGATATATGGGAGTTGGAATATAaggaaaatgaaaatgaaatctTTCCAGCTTTGAGGTTAAGCTACAATCATCTTCCAGCACATCTTAAGCAGTGTTTCATGTACTGCTCAATATTTCCAAAAGAttacaactttgataaagaaaatTTAGTCTTGTTGTGGATGGCAGAGGGATTTGTTCATTGTATGGGAAAGAGGCGCTTGGAAGATGTTGCATCTGACTATTTTGACGATTTATTGTTGAGGTCTTTGTTTCAACAATCCAAAACCGATTCCTCAAAGTTTGTTATGCATGACTTGATTCATGACCTGGCGCAATCCGTGGCTGGGGAAATGTGCTTCAGATTGGAGCCAGAGAAACTTGAGAATATCCCAGAGATGGTTTGGCATTCATCTGTGCTAGTTGACACATTTAAGTCGGTTACATTTGAGGCCTTGTACACAAAAAAAAGCTTGCGGACAATGCTTCTACTGTGCAATAAAAGTTCACCACGAGAGAACTCTAATGTGACGGTCCCCCATGACCTGGTGTGCACTTTGAGATGTTTACGTTCGTTGGATATGAGTCACATCTCCCTAAAAGAGTTACCAGATTCAGTTGGTAATCTGATGCATATGAGGTATCTTGACCTCTCTCACACTGACATCAAGGAGCTACCTGAATCAATTTGCAGCCTCTGTAATCTGCAGACACTAATTCTTGTCAATTGCAACAAGCTTCTTATTTTGCCAAaaggtacaaaagatttgatgaATCTACGTCATTTTGATTTGACGGGATGCTGGCATCTCAGATCCATGCCGCCATATTTTGGGAGACTTACTTCTTTGCAAAGGCTGCATAGGTTTATTGCTGGAAATGAAGTCGGGAGTGGAATTAGTGAGTTGAAGGACATGAATGAACTTCGAGCTACACTTTGCATTGATAGGGTTGAGGAAATTATTAATAGTGAAGATGCAAAGGAGGCTAACTTGAAGAGGAAGCCATATATACACAAGTTGGTGCTGAGATGGAGTAGAAGTCAACGTGTGCGGGATGCGATTGATGAGGAATTGCTTGAATGTCTTGAACCTCATACCAGCCTTAGAGAATTAACCATTGATGTATATCCTGGTGCCAAGTTTCAGAACTGGATGGGAGATTCACTGCTGTCTCATTTAGAGAGCATTGAATTCATCCATTGTAGCTACTGTAAAACTCTCCCTCCTCTTGGTCAGCTACCGTTTCTCAAATATCTCACCATATGTATGATGCTAGAGCTCGAAAGCATTGGTCGTGAGTTTTATGGGAATGGTAAGATTAAGGGGTTCCCTTCTTTGAAGAAACTAAAGCTCGAAGAGATGAGAAGTTTGAAGGAATGGGAAGAGATTGATCATGGAGAATTCCCTGTGCTTGAGCAGCTTGAAGTTTTGAACTGTCCCAGCATTACCAACCTTCCAAAATTTCCATCACTGAGTGATCTGTTGCTAGATAATTGTCATGAGAGAgtattgagttcagtgcatttcCTCACCTCCTTATCCTCTTTGGAGATTTTGAACTTCCGGAGAGTAGATTTATTACCTGATGGTCTTCTTCAACCACTAACTGCCCTGAAAAAACTCAAAATCAAGAACTTGCACCGATTCAAGGCATTGCAAAATGAGTTAGGTGTACAAGATCTTCAGTCTCTCCAAAGATTGGAAATTTCATGCTGTCCAAAGCTGCTGTCATTTGCTGAAAAGGGGCTTCCCAGTTCGCTGCAACATCTTTCAATTGACATGTGCAATACTTTGAAGAATCTACCTAGTGGACTACAAAATGTATTCTCTCTTGAGGAGCTGCATATTTCCAAATGTCCTAAAATTGTGTCTTTTCCCGAAGAGAAGCTAGGAATCTCACTCAAGAATTTGAGGCTTTTATCATGTGCCAACCTTGAATCACTTCCTGTGCGTCTCCATGAACTCCGAAATCTTGAAAGTTTGTCTATACAATCTTGCCCAAAACTTGCATGCTTACCAGCTTTAGGGTTGCCAGCTTCGCTTCGTTCATTGTCTATCATGGAGTGTGCTTTACTGAAAGAGAGATGTGCAGAAGGCGGTGAAGATTGGCCAAAGATAGAACATATTCCAGAAAAGTATATTAAGAGTGTTTTGAATGAATGA